In a single window of the Anabas testudineus chromosome 17, fAnaTes1.2, whole genome shotgun sequence genome:
- the LOC113171949 gene encoding mitochondrial ubiquitin ligase activator of nfkb 1-A-like, whose protein sequence is MCVRQKTTSCVGVLGDEEMKLKQLSFSKWCLIDLAERMGDFPGSPLVWIGVLSSFSLTSLFYQLYQEKKNELKELKEIPIFKADQHLMKVLQASPHKRLEYVAVEGLVQADGEPLASQFVPRCFGVIQKTTVTELWQNSFAKMWDSCTLRNIFKSQLLIYRETSNSVPFSLVSPGAYSNDLFVKVHNPLEASGSYLERVYNKVGRAEECFSNEIPIVTEETEELLRVGTTLTGFGEVVLEGGQVIRLQAPQDGRKYILVPSDHRSFMDRHEISARMWKSLTAFTGLMGTLFLGEVFFNSVGKQGGRSR, encoded by the exons ATGTGCGTCAGGCAGAAGACAACAAGCTGTGTGGGTGTTTTGGGGGATGAGGAAATGAAACTAAAGCAGCTTTCGTTTTCGAAGTGGTGCTTAATAGATTTAGCTG AGAGAATGGGAGACTTTCCTGGGAGCCCGTTGGTTTGGATCGGTGTCTTGTCCAGCTTTAGTTTAACTAgtctgttttatcaactttatcAAGAAAAGAAGAACGAATTGAAAGAGCTAAAG GAAATACCAATTTTCAAAGCAGACCAACATTTGATGAAAGTGCTCCAAGCATCTCCACACAAGCGCCTGGAGTATGTTGCTGTGGAAG gTCTAGTCCAGGCAGACGGGGAGCCTTTGGCCAGCCAGTTTGTCCCACGATGCTTTGGTGTGATTCAGAAGACAACAGTGACAGAATTATGGCAAAATTCTTTTGCCAAAATGTG GGACTCTTGCACCttgagaaatatatttaaaagccAATTATTGATATACAGGGAGACCAGCAACTCCGTCCCCTTCAGCCTGGTTAGCCCTGGAGCCTACAGCAATGACTTATTTGTGAAGGTCCACAACCCCCTGGAGGCCTCTGGGAGCTACCTGGAGAGGGTTTACAACAAAGTTGGGCGTGCTGAGGAGTGTTTCAGTAACGAAATACCCATAGTGACggaggagacagaagagctCCTGCGGGTGGGGACCACCTTGACTGGGTTTGGGGAGGTGGTGCTGGAGGGAGGCCAGGTGATACGGCTGCAGGCCCCACAGGATGGTCGCAAGTACATCCTGGTGCCCAGTGATCACAGGAGCTTTATGGACAGACACGAGATTTCAGCCAGGATGTGGAAGTCACTGACTGCTTTTACTGGCCTCATGGGGACTTTGTTTCTAGGAGAGGTCTTTTTTAACTCAGTTGGAAAACAAGGCGGCAGATCAAGATAG
- the eif2b5 gene encoding translation initiation factor eIF-2B subunit epsilon → MAGKGGKQTRPGPGLSGRKGAGDQEEEEPLLQAVLVADSFNRRFFPVTKDQPRALLPLGNAAMIDYTLEFLTSTGVQETFIFCCWMASKIKDHLLKSKWCRPSSPNTVHIITSDLYRSLGDVLRDVDAKNLVRSDFVLVYGDVVSNIDISQALQEHRHRRKMEKNISVMTMIFKESSPGHKSRCEEDDVIVATDSKSQRILHYQKTQGLKKVHFPMNIFHSGSDEFEIRHDLLDCHISICSPQVAELFTDNFDYQSRNDFVKGILVNEEILGNQIHMHVTKDGYGARVSNLLMYDSVSSDFVRRWIYPLTPEANFTDNEGRSCTYSRHNVYRGSGVSLGHGSQMEENVLIGCDTSIGANCHISNSVIGNSCTIGDNVVLDHAYIWNNVHIASNVVIRQSVVCDKVEVKEGVTLNKQCVLAYNVVIGPKISLPEGTVVSMHHPEEEEEDDDDEFLSDGAEVDQRKDKSKQKVFNPAEVGAEGKGYIWKNSNLDDTEDEELLQCLWGLVLNPDPESESEDSEPDGPDDPVIPSPEMDDVKVFQMEVLGTLQRGLEENISCDNLVLEINSLKYAYNISLKEVMQILTRVVLEYPFQQQGPQLTTSQYVAVLLPLLKKWAPVFKNYVKRARDQLDCLSAFEEHFLEQESHWAAMVKVLMNMYQLEILEEELILRWFSQGATTDKSRQLRKNQGLQKFIQWLEEAEESSEEEGE, encoded by the exons atggccggtaaaggaggaaaacagaCTCGGCCGGGTCCCGGCCTTTCGGGTAGAAAAGGTGCGGGTGAccaggaagaagaggagccGCTGCTGCAGGCTGTTTTAGTCGCTGACAGCTTCAACCGGAGGTTTTTCCCTGTGACCAAAGACCAGCCGCGG GCTTTGCTGCCACTGGGGAACGCTGCCATGATCGACTACACACTGGAGTTCCTCACATCCACCGGGGTGCAAGAAACATTTATCTTCTGCTGCTGGATGGCCAGTAAAATCAAGGATCACTTACT GAAGTCAAAGTGGTGCCGACCCAGCTCTCCAAACACGGTCCACATCATCACTTCTGACCTGTACCGATCTCTGGGAGATGTGCTCAGGGATGTTGATGCAAAGAATCTTGTGCGCTCTGACTTTGTGCTGGTTTACGGTGATGTGGTGTCGAATATTGATATCAGCCAGGCCCTGCAAGAGCACAG ACATCGACGAAAGATGGAGAAGAACATCTCAGTAATGACAATGATCTTTAAGGAATCATCACCAGGTCACAAGTCTCGCTGTGAGGAAGATGACGTTATTGTTGCTACTGACAGCAAGAGTCAGAGAATTTTACACTACCAGAAGACACAGGGGCTGAAGAAAGTACACTTTCCTATG AATATTTTCCATAGTGGAAGTGATGAGTTTGAAATCAGGCATGACCTCCTGGACTGCCACATCAGTATCTGCTCCCCACAG GTTGCAGAGCTCTTTACTGACAATTTTGACTACCAGAGTAGGAATGACTTTGTCAAAGGGATCTTGGTCAATGAAGAG ATCCTGGGAAACCAGATACACATGCACGTCACCAAGGATGGTTACGGTGCCAGAGTGTCCAATCTGCTAATGTATGATTCTGTGTCATCGGACTTTGTACGAAGGTGGATCTACCCACTTACCCCAGAGGCTAATTTCACAGACAATGAGGGAAGAAGCTGCACATACTCTCGCCACAATGTCTATCGAGGCTCTGGGGTCAGCCTGGGCCATGGCAGCCAGATGGAGGAGAATGTTCTAATTGGCTGCGACACTAGCATTGGTGCTAACTGTCACATTTCTAACAGTGTCATTGGTAACAGTTGCACCATAG GTGACAATGTAGTCCTGGACCATGCCTACATCTGGAATAATGTTCACATTGCCAGTAACGTGGTGATCAGACAGTCTGTGGTCTGTGACAAGGTTGAGGTCAAAGAAGGTGTGACGCTTAATAAACAGTGTGTCCTGGCTTATAAT GTGGTGATTGGACCAAAAATCTCTCTCCCAGAGGGCACCGTGGTGTCCATGCACCacccagaggaggaggaagaggatgatgatgatgaattcCTCAGTGACGGTGCCGAGGTCGatcaaagaaaagacaaaagcaaacagaaag TTTTTAATCCAGCAGAGGTTGGAGCAGAGGGGAAAGGCTACATCTGGAAGAACAGTAATCTGGACGACACAGAAgatgaggagctgctgcagtgtctcTGGG GTTTGGTGCTGAACCCAGATCCTGAGAGCGAAAGTGAGGACAGCGAGCCTGATGGTCCTGATGATCCAGTGATCCCCTCCCCTGAAATGGACGATGTCAAAG TCTTCCAGATGGAGGTGCTGGGAACTCTGCAAAGAGGTCTGGAGGAAAACATCAGCTGCGACAATCTTGTACTCGAGATCAACTCTCTCAA GTACGCATACAATATTAGTCTGAAGGAGGTGATGCAGATTTTAACCAGAGTGGTTCTGGAGTATCCTTTTCAACAGCAGGGCCCGCAGCTCACCACATCACAATATGTTGCTGTGCTCCTGCCG TTGTTGAAGAAATGGGCACCGGTGTTTAAGAACTATGTGAAGAGAGCACGGGACCAACTAGACTGTCTGTCAGCCTTTGAGGAGCATTTCCTGGAGCAGGAGAGTCACTGGGCTGCTATGGTCAAG GTCCTGATGAACATGTACCAGCTGGAGATCCTGGAGGAAGAACTGATACTACGATGGTTCTCCCAGGGAGCCACCACCGACAAGAGCCGACAGCTCCGCAAAAACCAGGGG CTCCAAAAGTTCATTCAGTGGttggaggaggctgaggagtcttcagaggaggaaggagaataa
- the LOC113171337 gene encoding crystallin J1A-like: MAAALADRVIGAIVGSAVADAAAQPLHWVYDLNKLQGILAQYPNPEFCSESANPFYRRKTGQQSCYGDQAYVLLESLSECGGLDVDDLKKRTLKFFGPGSEYDTPVNDPYRERGGPRPQLPIEGPWRQASLKSFLKNVDAGKEETGCEDDCQIDGIAKLAPIVAFYAGQPDMLEKVEQAIRVTQNNDACVAETLAAARFLEHFILNGPDPNVLDLVLDQLSDKDRKQPQDLDKAVIGHIHQVKENLSTTPQKLIPSVFPNTUGLPGAFQAALHGVLTAKQYEQAIRDTMSCGGCTCSRGSFIGACLGAQVGFEGIPSSWKSKTLLYDSVLEHAKKITRHHL, from the exons atggCTGCAGCTCTGGCTGACAGAGTAATAGGAGCCATTGTAGGTTCTGCTGTTGCTGATGCAGCAG CGCAGCCCCTCCACTGGGTGTACGACCTCAACAAGCTTCAGGGGATTCTGGCTCAATATCCGAACCCTGAATTCTGCTCTGAGTCCGCCAACCCATTTTACAGGAGGAAGACGGGTCAGCAGAGCTGCTACGGAGACCAGGCGTATGTTCTGCTCGAGTCCCTGTCAGAATGTGGAG GTCTAGATGTTGACGATCTGAAGAAGCGCACATTGAAATTCTTTGGGCCAGGATCCGAGTATGACACGCCCGTCAACGATccttacagagagagaggag GTCCAAGACCTCAGCTGCCCATTGAGGGGCCGTGGAGACAAGCAAGTTTAAAGAGCTTCCTGAAGAACGTGGATGCGGGCAAAGAAGAGACAG GCTGTGAGGACGACTGTCAGATTGATGGAATAGCCAAACTGGCTCCGATTGTGGCGTTTTATGCAGGACAGCCTGACATGCTGGAAAAGGTGGAGCAGGCCATCCGTGTCACTCAGAACAATGACGCGTGCGTGGCAGAAACTCTGGCAGCAGCAAG GTTCCTGGAACATTTCATTCTGAATGGTCCTGATCCAAACGTCTTGGACCTGGTGCTGGATCAGCTCAGTGACAAGGACAGAAAGCAGCCCCAGGACCTGGACAAAGCTGTCATTG GGCACATTCATCAGGTGAAGGAGAATTTATCCACGACTCCTCAGAAGCTTATTCCGTCTGTTTTTCCAAACACTTGAG GTTTGCCAGGTGCGTTCCAAGCAGCGCTGCATGGAGTCCTGACAGCTAAGCAGTATGAGCAGGCTATCAGAGATACTATGAGCTGTGGAGGATGCACCTGCAGCCGAGGATCCTTCATTGGAGCATGTCTTGGTGCTCAG GTTGGATTTGAGGGAATTCCATCTTCCTGGAAGTCCAAAACCCTGCTATATGACTCAGTGTTGGAGCATGCCAAGAAAATAACCAGACATCACCTATAG